The proteins below are encoded in one region of Homo sapiens chromosome 8, GRCh38.p14 Primary Assembly:
- the ZNF705B gene encoding zinc finger protein 705B isoform X1, with translation MHSLEKVTFEDVAIDFTQEEWDMMDTSKRKLYRDVMLENISHLVSLGYQISKSYIILQLEQGKELWWEGRVFLQDQNPDRESALKKKHMISMHPIIRKDTSTSMTMENSLILEDPFEYNDSGEDCTHSSTITQCLLTHSGKKPCVSKQCGKSLRNLLSPKPRKQIHTKGKSYQCNLCEKAYTNCFYLRRHKMTHTGERPYACHLCGKAFTQCSHLRRHEKTHTGERPYKCHQCGKAFIQSFNLRRHERTHLGQKCYECDKSGKAFSQSSGFRGNKIIHIGEKPPACLLCGKAFSLSSDLR, from the exons GAGAAAGTGACTTTTGAAGATGTAGCTATTGACTTCACCCAGGAAGAGTGGGACATGATGGACACATCCAAAAGAAAGCTGTACAGAGATGTGATGCTGGAAAATATCAGTCACCTGGTGTCCCTCG GGTACCAGATAAGCAAATCCTATATAATTTTGCAGCTGGAGCAAGGAAAAGAGCTGTGGTGGGAAGGAAGAGTATTTCTTCAAGACCAGAATCCAG aCAGGGAAAGTGCCCTTAAGAAAAAACACATGATATCCATGCATCCTATCATCAGAAAAGACACATCCACCAGTATGACAATG GAGAACTCTCTCATTCTGGAGGATCCTTTTGAATATAATGATTCGGGAGAAGATtgcactcacagttccacaataACTCAGTGTTTGTTAACTCACAGTGGAAAGAAACCCTGTGTCAGCAAACAGTGTGGAAAATCCCTTCGTAATCTTTTGTCCCCTAAACCACGTAAACAAATTCATACTAAAGGTAAATCATATCAATGTAATCTATGTGAAAAGGCCTATACTAATTGCTTTTACCTTAGACGGCACAAGatgactcacactggagagaggCCATATGCATGTCATCTATGTGGAAAAGCCTTCACTCAGTGTTCTCACCTTAGAAGACATGAGAAAACTCACACGGGAGAGAGACCATATAAGTGTCAtcaatgtgggaaagcctttattcAATCCTTTAACCTTCGAAGACATGAGAGAACTCACCTTGGACAAAAGTGTTATGAATGTGATAAAAGTGGGAAAGCCTTTAGTCAAAGCTCTGGCTttagaggaaacaaaataattcacATTGGAGAGAAACCACCTGCTTGTCTTCtatgtgggaaggccttcagtCTGTCCTCCGACCTTAGATGA
- the USP17L8 gene encoding inactive ubiquitin carboxyl-terminal hydrolase 17-like protein 8 — MEDDSLYLGGEWQFNHFSKLTSPRPDAAFAEIQRTSLPEKSPLSSETRVDLCDDLAPVARQLAPREKLPLSSRRPAAVGAGLQNMGNTCYLNASLQCLTYTPPLANYMLSREHSQTCQRPKCCMLCTMQAHITWALHSPGHVIQPSQALAAGFHRGKQEDAHEFLMFTVDAMKKACLPGHKQVDHHSKDTTLIHQIFGGCWRSQIKCLHCHGISDTFDPYLDIALDIQAAQSVKQALEQLVKPEELNGENAYPCGLCLQRAPASNTLTLHTSAKVLILVLKRFCDVTGNKLAKNVQYPECLDMQPYMSQQNTGPLVYVLYAVLVHAGWSCHNGYYFSYVKAQEGQWYKMDDAEVTACSITSVLSQQAYVLFYIQKSEWERHSESVSRGREPRALGAEDTDRPATQGELKRDHPCLQVPELDEHLVERATEESTLDHWKFPQEQNKMKPEFNVRKVEGTLPPNVLVIHQSKYKCGMKNHHPEQQSSLLNLSSMNSTDQESMNTGTLASLQGRTRRSKGKNKHSKRSLLVCQ; from the coding sequence ATGGAGGACGACTCACTCTACTTGGGAGGTGAGTGGCAGTTCAACCACTTTTCAAAACTCACATCTCCTCGGCCAGATGCAGCTTTTGCTGAAATCCAGCGGACTTCTCTCCCTGAGAAGTCACCACTCTCATCTGAGACCCGTGTCGACCTCTGTGATGATTTGGCTCCTGTGGCAAGACAGCTTGCTCCCAGGGAGAAGCTTCCTCTGAGTAGCAGGAGACCTGCTGCTGTGGGGGCTGGTCTCCAGAATATGGGAAATACCTGCTACTTGAATGCTTCCCTGCAGTGCCTGACATACACACCGCCCCTTGCCAACTACATGCTGTCCCGGGAGCACTCTCAAACATGTCAGCGTCCCAAGTGCTGCATGCTCTGTACTATGCAAGCTCACATCACATGGGCCCTCCACAGTCCTGGCCATGTCATCCAGCCCTCACAGGCATTGGCTGCTGGCTTCCATAGAGGCAAGCAGGAAGATGCCCATGAATTTCTCATGTTCACTGTGGATGCCATGAAAAAGGCATGCCTTCCCGGCCACAAGCAGGTAGATCATCACTCTAAGGACACCACCCTCATCCACCAAATATTTGGAGGCTGCTGGAGATCTCAAATCAAGTGTCTCCACTGCCACGGGATTTCAGACACTTTTGACCCTTACCTGGACATCgccctggatatccaggcagctCAGAGTGTCAAGCAAGCTTTGGAACAGTTGGTGAAGCCCGAAGAACTCAATGGAGAGAATGCCTATCCTTGCGGTCTTTGTCTCCAGAGGGCGCCGGCCTCCAACACGTTAACTTTACACACTTCTGCCAAGGTCCTCATCCTTGTCTTGAAGAGATTCTGCGATGTCACAGGCAACAAACTTGCCAAGAATGTGCAATATCCTGAGTGCCTTGACATGCAGCCATACATGTCTCAGCAGAACACAGGACCTCTTGTCTATGTCCTCTATGCTGTGCTGGTCCACGCTGGGTGGAGTTGTCACAACGGATATTACTTCTCTTATGTCAAAGCTCAAGAAGGCCAGTGGTATAAAATGGATGATGCCGAGGTCACTGCCTGTAGCATCACTTCTGTCCTGAGTCAACAGGCCTATGTCCTCTTTTACATCCAGAAGAGTGAATGGGAAAGACACAGTGAGAGTGTGTCAAGAGGCAGGGAACCAAGAGCCCTTGGCGCTGAAGACACAGACAGGCCAGCAACGCAAGGAGAGCTCAAGAGAGACCACCCTTGCCTCCAGGTACCCGAGTTGGACGAGCACTTGGTGGAAAGAGCCACTGAGGAAAGCACCTTAGACCACTGGAAATTCCcccaagagcaaaacaaaatgaagcctGAGTTCAACGTCAGAAAAGTTGAAGGTACCCTGCCTCCCAACGTACTTGTGATTCATCAATCAAAATACAAGTGTGGGATGAAAAACCACCATCCTGAACAGCAAAGCTCCCTGCTAAACCTCTCTTCGATGAACTCGACAGATCAGGAGTCCATGAACACTGGCACACTCGCTTCTCTGCAAGGGAGGACCAGGAGATCCAAAGGGAAGAACAAACACAGCAAGAGATCTCTGCTTGTGTGCCAGTGA
- the USP17L3 gene encoding ubiquitin carboxyl-terminal hydrolase 17-like protein 3 — protein sequence MGDDSLYLGGEWQFNHFSKLTSSRPDAAFAEIQRTSLPEKSPLSSETRVDLCDDLAPVARQLAPREKLPLSSRRPAAVGAGLQNMGNTCYENASLQCLTYTLPLANYMLSREHSQTCQRPKCCMLCTMQAHITWALHSPGHVIQPSQALASGFHRGKQEDVHEFLMFTVDAMKKACLPGHKQVDHHSKDTTLIHQIFGGCWRSQIKCLHCHGISDTFDPYLDIALDIQAAQSVKQALEQLVKPEELNGENAYHCGLCLQRAPASNTLTLHTSAKVLILVLKRFSDVAGNKLAKNVQYPECLDMQPYMSQQNTGPLVYVLYAVLVHAGWSCHDGHYFSYVKAQEGQWYKMDDAEVTVCSITSVLSQQAYVLFYIQKSEWERHSESVSRGREPRALGAEDTDRRAKQGELKRDHPCLQAPELDEHLVERATQESTLDHWKFLQEQNKTKPEFNVGKVEGTLPPNALVIHQSKYKCGMKNHHPEQQSSLLNLSSTTRTDQESMNTGTLASLQGRTRRAKGKNKHSKRALLVCQ from the coding sequence CCACTCTCATCTGAGACCCGTGTCGACCTCTGTGATGATTTGGCTCCTGTGGCAAGACAGCTCGCTCCCAGGGAGAAGCTTCCTCTGAGTAGCAGGAGACCTGCTGCGGTGGGGGCTGGGCTCCAGAATATGGGAAATACCTGCTACGAGAACGCTTCCCTGCAGTGCCTGACATACACACTGCCCCTTGCCAACTACATGCTGTCCCGGGAGCACTCTCAAACATGTCAGCGTCCCAAGTGCTGCATGCTCTGTACTATGCAAGCTCACATCACATGGGCCCTCCACAGTCCTGGCCATGTCATCCAGCCCTCACAGGCATTGGCTTCTGGCTTCCATAGAGGCAAGCAGGAAGATGTCCATGAATTTCTCATGTTCACTGTGGATGCCATGAAAAAGGCATGCCTTCCCGGCCACAAGCAGGTAGATCATCACTCTAAGGACACCACCCTCATCCACCAAATATTTGGAGGCTGCTGGAGATCTCAAATCAAGTGTCTCCACTGCCACGGGATTTCAGACACTTTTGACCCTTACCTGGACATCgccctggatatccaggcagctCAGAGTGTCAAGCAAGCTTTGGAACAGTTGGTGAAGCCCGAAGAACTCAATGGAGAGAATGCCTATCATTGCGGTCTTTGTCTCCAGAGGGCGCCGGCCTCCAACACGTTAACTTTACACACTTCTGCCAAGGTCCTCATCCTTGTCTTGAAGAGATTCTCCGATGTCGCAGGCAACAAACTTGCCAAGAATGTGCAATATCCTGAGTGCCTTGACATGCAGCCATACATGTCTCAGCAGAACACAGGACCTCTTGTCTATGTCCTCTATGCTGTGCTGGTCCACGCTGGGTGGAGTTGTCACGACGGACATTACTTCTCTTATGTCAAAGCTCAAGAAGGCCAGTGGTATAAAATGGATGATGCCGAGGTCACTGTCTGTAGCATCACTTCTGTCCTGAGTCAACAGGCCTATGTCCTCTTTTACATCCAGAAGAGTGAATGGGAAAGACACAGTGAGAGTGTGTCAAGAGGCAGGGAACCAAGAGCCCTCGGCGCTGAAGACACAGACAGGCGAGCAAAGCAAGGAGAGCTCAAGAGAGACCACCCCTGCCTCCAGGCACCCGAGTTGGACGAGCACTTGGTGGAAAGAGCCACTCAGGAAAGCACCTTAGACCACTGGAAATTCCtccaagagcaaaacaaaacgaaGCCTGAGTTCAACGTCGGAAAAGTCGAAGGTACCCTGCCTCCCAACGCACTTGTGATTCATCAATCAAAATACAAGTGTGGGATGAAAAACCATCATCCTGAACAGCAAAGCTCCCTGCTAAACCTCTCTTCGACGACCCGGACAGATCAGGAGTCCATGAACACTGGCACACTCGCTTCTCTGCAAGGGAGGACCAGGAGAGCCAAAGGGAAGAACAAACACAGCAAGAGGGCTCTGCTTGTGTGCCAGTGA